The following are encoded in a window of Phaseolus vulgaris cultivar G19833 chromosome 3, P. vulgaris v2.0, whole genome shotgun sequence genomic DNA:
- the LOC137806868 gene encoding protein STICHEL: protein MSEMRVSELHLKKELTQIRKAARVLRDPGTTSSWKSPLSSSRSVAAWNRDSGSRRFSTTSQLPNNEKEKEKEKEKEKEREKKVFLYNWKNYKSSSEKYNEEEDDDDGDDGGSSSLLGDRDRDSLSDARNGCDSKSDSYLAAGGTGGGGGTRSSIFRCGDANLVSRRTVPVKKKSKKNNPHLDFLAKCQQHRQTNPGRNFVSSSKALLEGHSSLPFFSRDESVEFSDDTEDYTNSEGVRPISGTSPLLFKLRQKNWSRSSSKFLRRSRKEDSSYSYSTPALSTSSYNRYGHRYPSTLGSWDGTTTSVNDGDGDDEIDDHLDLPGRQGCGIPCYWSKRTPKHKGMCGSCYSPSLSDTLRRKGSSMLCGSQTIYPRHRRSVSASQKRRLSQRSARGVIPLLTNSGDVREGSSVGTGRSDDELSTNFGELDLEGLSRLDGRRWSSSCRSQEGLEIVALNGEGEEEGTPENSRCFSQKYRPMFFGELIGQNIVVQSLINAVSRGRIAPVYLFQGPRGTGKTSTARIFSAALNCASPDESKPCGYCRECTDCISGKSSNLLEVDGTNKRGIDKARYLLKRLSTGSSSASLQYTVFVIDECHLLPSKTWLGFLKFLEEPPQRVVFIFITSDLDNVPRTIQSRCQKYLFNKIKDGDIVTRLRKISTQENLDVEADALDLIAMNADGSLRDAETMLEQLSLLGKRITTSLVNELVGVVSDEKLLELLELAMSSDTVETVKRARELMDSGVDPMVLMSQLAGLIMDIIAGSYAVIDTRPDDSFFGGRSLNESELERLKNALKLLSEAEKQLRTSSERCTWFTATLLQLGSTPSPDLTQSSSSRRQSCKTTEDDPSSVSRDVTSCTHKSDPQYVPRKSAYTGSQQKAVNDDSNHQKESKIEGFSLKSKPSNSPVLDDGSTVVSSDDLMVENTMYRCIDSGKLCDIWVHCIEKCHSKTLRQLLHHHGKLVSVCEVEGVLVAYIAFGDADIKVRAERFLRSITNSMEMVLRRNVEVRIIHLADGEGENKVNLTGVKQGESTVVSEKEQRQGHVNGTESYSSLPPLLDRNLQSRTASSDVLGEGNGGRERKQDNPMHRIESIIREQRLETAWLQAVEKGSPGSLSRLRPEKNQVLPQNGVDPMESMDSTRFSSHQHWEDDPNNELKVLTLKNGRVPQKDQTGRKADRFPMSPSLLHDNSLATIPGKEHPGYESGSGAGGCGFLCWNKSKPRRVIKVKGGTPVRARRGAGFTVFGDCGKPKRRERKR from the exons ATGTCAGAAATGCGGGTGTCCGAGCTTCACTTGAAAAAGGAACTCACCCAAATCCGCAAGGCTGCCCGAGTTCTCAGAGATCCTGGCACCACATCTTCTTGGAAGTCACCACTCAGTTCATCAAGATCCGTGGCTGCATGGAACAGAGACAGTGGAAGTAGAAGGTTCAGCACCACTTCTCAACTTCCCAACaatgagaaagagaaagagaaagagaaagagaaggagaaggagaGGGAGAAAAAGGTGTTCTTGTATAATTGGAAGAACTACAAATCTTCGAGTGAGAAATAcaatgaggaagaagatgacgatgATGGTGATGACGGGGGATCCTCGTCGCTTCTTGGGGACAGAGACAGAGACAGTTTGAGTGATGCTCGCAATGGTTGTGACTCTAAGAGTGATTCATACCTGGCTGCTGGTGGTACTGGTGGCGGTGGCGGCACTCGTTCTTCTATTTTCAGATGTGGGGATGCTAATCTTGTTTCGAGAAGAACCGTCCCCGTTAagaaaaagagtaagaaaaataACCCTCATTTAGATTTTTTAGCAAAGTGTCAACAGCATAGACAAACGAATCCAGGAAGAAATTTTGTGAGTTCTTCGAAGGCATTGCTAGAGGGACATTCTTCTTTGCCTTTTTTTAGCAGGGATGAATCTGTTGAGTTCTCTGATGATACCGAGGATTACACTAATTCTGAGGGCGTGAGACCAATTTCGGGGACTTCCCCTTTGCTCTTCAAACTCAGGCAAAAAAATTGGTCACGCTCTTCGTCAAAGTTTTTGAGAAGAAGTCGGAAAGAGGACTCTTCTTATTCTTATAGCACCCCTGCATTGTCAACTAGTTCTTACAATAGGTACGGTCACCGTTATCCCAGCACACTTGGATCCTGGGATGGCACCACCACTTCCGTGAATGATGGCGATGGAGATGATGAGATTGATGATCATTTGGATTTGCCTGGCCGCCAAGGATGTGGAATTCCTTGCTATTGGTCCAAGAGGACTCCTAAACATAAAGGGATGTGTGGGAGTTGCTATTCTCCCTCACTGTCCGACACTTTGAGGAGGAAAGGGAGTAGCATGCTCTGTGGGAGTCAAACTATTTATCCCAGACACCGCAGATCGGTTTCGGCCTCTCAGAAGAGAAGACTTTCTCAGAGGAGTGCTCGAGGTGTCATTCCATTACTCACAAACAGTGGTGACGTTAGAGAAGGGTCGTCTGTGGGAACCGGCCGGAGCGATGATGAACTTTCAACAAACTTTGGGGAGCTTGATCTTGAGGGTTTGAGCCGGTTGGATGGAAGAAGGTGGTCATCTAGTTGTAGGAGTCAAGAGGGATTGGAGATTGTAGCTCTCAATGGGGAAGGGGAAGAGGAGGGAACGCCGGAGAATAGTCGCTGTTTCAGTCAAAAGTATAGGCCAATGTTCTTTGGTGAACTGATTGGCCAGAATATTGTTGTTCAGTCACTTATCAATGCTGTTTCCAGGGGACGCATTGCTCCTGTTTATCTGTTTCAAGGTCCCCGTGGGACTGGCAAAACGTCAACCGCTAGGATATTTTCTGCTGCCTTGAACTGTGCGAGTCCTGATGAAAGTAAACCTTGTGGCTACTGCAGGGAATGCACTGATTGTATTTCTGGTAAGAGCAGTAATCTATTGGAAGTTGATGGAACCAATAAGAGAGGAATTGATAAGGCTAGATATCTCCTGAAAAGATTGTCAACCGGGTCATCGTCAGCCTCACTACAATATACAGTTTTCGTTATTGACGAGTGTCACCTGTTGCCCTCCAAGACATGGCTGGGATTTCTCAAGTTTCTGGAAGAACCACCCCAGCGAGTTGTATTCATATTTATAACATCTGATCTTGACAATGTACCACGGACAATACAATCTCGTTGCCAAAAGTacctttttaataaaattaaagatgGGGATATTGTGACCAGGTTGAGGAAAATATCTACTCAGGAGAACCTTGATGTTGAAGCAGATGCGCTGGACCTCATTGCTATGAATGCAGATGGTTCACTTCGAGATGCAGAAACAATGTTAGAACAGCTTAGTTTGCTGGGGAAGAGAATTACTACTTCTCTTGTCAATGAACTT GTGGGAGTTGTTTCAGATGAAAAACTATTGGAACTTTTGGAATTGGCAATGTCATCGGATACTGTAGAGACAGTGAAAAGAGCCAGAGAATTGATGGACTCTGGAGTTGATCCAATGGTTTTGATGTCTCAACTAGCAGGCCTTATCATGGACATCATTGCTGGGTCATATGCAGTCATTGATACCAGACCTGATGATTCATTCTTTGGTGGACGGAGTT TGAATGAATCAGAGTTGGAGAGGTTAAAAAATGCTTTGAAGCTTCTCTCAGAGGCTGAGAAACAGTTAAGAACATCCAGTGAACGCTGTACATGGTTCACAGCAACTCTTTTGCAGCTTGGTTCCACACCTTCTCCTGATCTCACGCAGTCAAGCAGCAGTAGGAGGCAGAGCTGCAAGACAACTGAAGATGATCCATCAAGTGTTTCAAGAGATGTTACCTCTTGCACGCACAAGTCAGACCCTCAATATGTGCCTCGAAAGTCAGCATACACCGGATCCCAGCAAAAGGCAGTAAATGATGATTCCAACCATCAAAAGGAATCAAAGATTGAAGGTTTCAGCTTGAAATCAAAGCCGTCAAACAGCCCAGTCTTAGATGATGGCTCCACAGTTGTATCATCTGATGATCTGATGGTGGAGAATACAATGTATAGGTGCATAGATTCAGGGAAGTTATGTGACATCTGGGTGCATTGTATTGAGAAGTGTCACTCTAAGACATTGAGGCAGCTGCTGCACCATCACGGAAAGCTTGTGTCCGTATGCGAAGTAGAAG GTGTTTTGGTAGCATATATTGCTTTTGGTGACGCAGATATTAAAGTTCGGGCTGAGAGGTTTTTAAGAAGCATTACAAACTCCATGGAAATGGTTCTTAGGCGCAATGTGGAGGTCCGAATAATCCATTTGGCAGATGGGGAAGGTGAAAACAAGGTTAATCTAACAGGTGTAAAGCAGGGTGAGTCaacagtggtttctgagaaggaGCAAAGACAAGGCCATGTGAATGGAACGGAGTCTTATTCTAGTTTGCCTCCTTTACTGGATAGAAACCTTCAATCTAGGACTGCTTCATCGGATGTCTTGGGTGAAGGAAATGGTGGGAGAGAGAGGAAACAGGATAATCCAATGCATAGAATTGAATCCATCATTCGTGAGCAGAGGCTGGAAACTGCATGGTTACAGGCCGTAGAGAAAGGTTCCCCTGGATCATTAAGTCGTTTGAGACCCGAGAAGAATCAAGTACTGCCACAGAATGGTGTAGACCCAATGGAGTCCATGGATTCAACAAGATTTTCCTCTCACCAGCATTGGGAAGATGACCCCAATAATGAACTCAAAGTTTTGACCCTTAAAAATGGAAGGGTCCCACAGAAGGATCAGACTGGTAGAAAGGCAGATCGTTTTCCCATGTCCCCAAGTTTATTGCATGACAACAGTTTAGCAACAATTCCTGGAAAAGAGCATCC GGGATATGAATCGGGGTCAGGAGCTGGTGGTTGTGGATTTTTATGTTGGAATAAGTCGAAGCCGAGAAGGGTAATAAAG GTGAAAGGTGGCACCCCAGTTAGAGCGCGCAGAGGTGCAGGTTTTACGGTGTTTGGTGACTGCGGTAAGCCAAAGAGAAGGGAGCGGAAAAGATAa
- the LOC137839347 gene encoding uncharacterized protein, with translation MWDILEVTHEGTNDVKRARKHALIQEYELFIMQKGETICDVQKRFSHIVNHLMSLGKTFDKEELDIKILKCLDRSWQPKVTAIFESKDLTSMSVASLFGKLREHELEMNRLVVQESEDKHHKGIALKACKRQQDSSGSDKDNMSLLSRKFSKFLRKRQASKRYDSKKPSDFNINKYTCYGCGEQGHIKAKCPNNEVKEKAEFKKEKKKGKPRRHMWHGMTMKYHPQALQMMKKKICVLKLQ, from the coding sequence atgtgggacatcctTGAAGTCACACATGAGGGGACAAATGATGTCAAgcgagctagaaagcatgctctgaTTCAAGAGTATGAACTCTTCATAATGCAGAAGGGAGAAACCATATGTGATGTGCAAAAGAGGTTTTCTCACATAGTGAATCACTTGATGAGTCTTGGTAAGACTTTTGACAAGGAGGAGCTGGACATCAAGATactgaaatgtcttgatagatcatggCAGCCAAAAGTTACTGCCATCTTTGAAtcaaaagatctaacatcaaTGAGTGTTGCatcattgtttggtaagcttagggaacatgagcttgAAATGAATAGGCTTgttgttcaagaaagtgaggaCAAGCACCACAAGGGTATAGCTCTTAAAGCTTGCAAACGACAACAAGACTCAAGTGGAAGTGATAAAGACAACATGAGTTTgttatcaagaaaattcagcaagttCTTGAGGAAAAGGCAAGCTTCAAAGAGGTATGATTCTAAAAAACCTAGTGATTTTAATATTAACAAATACACTTGCTATGGATGTGGTGAACAAGGTCATATCAAGGCAAAATGCCCCAATAATGAAGTCAAAGAAAAGGCAGAGttcaagaaagagaaaaaaaagggaAAGCCAAGAAGGCATATGTGGCATGGGATGACAATGAAGTATCATCCTCAAGCTCTtcagatgatgaagaagaaaatatgtGTCTTAAAGCTTCAGTAG